Proteins co-encoded in one Trichoplusia ni isolate ovarian cell line Hi5 chromosome 19, tn1, whole genome shotgun sequence genomic window:
- the LOC113503564 gene encoding serine protease snake-like, with translation MPDFKTPGRRISDVKCYEYIWQLKMRNDQAEMQEECREFKSRGISSYIIGGHFTFSGDFPNMGAIGWKAVVGTWKFMCGATLISNNFVLTAAHCSRASGRDTTIADVTPKIVRLGDKNILDSDGDDSTKPYDADIIKIISHPNYKSPKQYFDIALMELGQKLTFRIDLQPACLWTRENITLFGQDAQVTGWGVVDSGATTTSPELLAATVDIIDSKECDRLLNSSFNRNFHGLKDHQLCAGKLKGGADSCQVSHAFIDSIYTFFSSLQGDSGGPLQAKIPLPVLNQGTMHYVIGVTSFGVGCGRPGFPGVYTRVSSFVDWIEGIVWPNS, from the exons ATGCCGGATTTCAAGACTCCTGGTAGAAGAATCAGCGATGTCA AATGTTACGAATATATTTGGCAGTTAAAAATGCGAAACGACCAAGCAGAAATGCAGGAAGAAT gcAGGGAGTTCAAATCCAGGGGTATATCGTCCTATATAATTGGAGGCCATTTTACATTTTCTGGAGACTTCCCAAATATG GGCGCCATCGGGTGGAAAGCGGTTGTTGGAACGTGGAAGTTTATGTGCGGCGCTACGCTGATCAGCAACAATTTTGTGCTGACCGCTGCTCACTGCTCTCGTGCATCAGGACGTGACACAACAATTGCTGACGTCACACCCAAAATTGTTAGGCTCGGAGATAAGAACATTTTGGATAGT GACGGTGACGATAGTACCAAACCATACGATGCggatataatcaaaattataagtcATCCTAATTATAAATCACCAAAACAGTACTTCGATATTGCGTTGATGGAGTTGGGCCAAAAGCTGACGTTCAGGATAGACCTCCAACCTGCTTGTTTGTGGACGAGAGAGAATATCACTCTGTTTGGACAGGATGCACAAGTGACCGGCTGGGGTGTTGTAGACTCAG GTGCTACAACAACATCGCCGGAGCTTCTAGCTGCTACAGTAGACATCATAGACTCGAAGGAGTGTGATAGGCTACTGAACAGCTCATTCAACAGGAACTTCCACGGTCTGAAGGATCACCAGCTGTGCGCTGGCAAGTTAAAAGGGGGAGCTGATTCTTGTCAAGTAAGTCATGCATTCATTGATTCCATCTA tacttttttttcttcCCTCCAGGGTGATTCCGGCGGCCCCCTTCAAGCGAAGATACCGCTACCCGTTCTGAACCAAGGCACTATGCATTACGTCATCGGCGTGACGTCATTTGGTGTTGGCTGCGGAAGACCAGGGTTCCCAGGAGTTTATACCAGAGTATCAAGTTTCGTAGATTGGATTGAAGGCATCGTATGGCCGAATTCTTAG